From a region of the Zonotrichia albicollis isolate bZonAlb1 chromosome 5, bZonAlb1.hap1, whole genome shotgun sequence genome:
- the LOC141729111 gene encoding N-acetyltransferase 8-like has translation MASFRIRQYQDQDFEAVRALFARGVLEYAPACFWYVLRAGRVRLALLAAFVAARAATGSWVLGLGAFALALVLVWVLVRLLCNSYVRDALGTDLSDVPGTYLRSPDCRFWVVEEAGTVAAMVAAVPAGRGELELKRMSVSREHRGRGLARMLCREVLAFARARGYGTVVLSTSVVQVVAQRLYEGQGFRKVGALYPSLLGTLLNFQMLYYRCDLGDGNK, from the coding sequence ATGGCGTCGTTCCGCATCCGGCAGTACCAGGATCAGGACTTTGAGGCCGTGCGGGCGCTGTTTGCCCGCGGCGTCCTGGAATACGCCCCGGCCTGCTTCTGGTATGTTCTGCGGGCGGGGCGGGTgcgcctggcactgctggccgCGTTCGTGGCAGCGCGGGCGGCCACGGGCTCATGGGTGCTGGGATTGGGTGCGTTTGCGCTGGCGCTGGTCCTGGTCTGGGTGCTGGTGCGCTTGCTCTGCAACAGCTACGTGCGCGACGCACTGGGCACCGACCTGTCCGATGTGCCCGGCACGTACCTGCGCTCGCCCGACTGCCGCTTCTGGGTGGTTGAGGAGGCCGGCACCGTGGCGGCCATGGTGGCGGCGGTGCCCGCCGGCCGCGGTGAGCTGGAGCTCAAGAGGATGTCAGTGAGCCGGGAGCACCGGGGCCGCGGGCTGGCACGGATGCTGTGCCGGGAGGTGCTGGCGTTCGCCCGTGCCCGCGGGTACGGCACCGTGGTgctcagcacctctgtggtgcaGGTGGTGGCACAGCGGCTCTACGAGGGGCAGGGATTCCGCAAGGTGGGCGCTTTGTACCCCTCACTGCTGGGCaccttgctgaacttccagatGCTTTACTACCGCTGTGATCTGGGTGATGGAAATAAGTAG